From the genome of Gracilibacillus salitolerans, one region includes:
- a CDS encoding glycosyl hydrolase family 28 protein, with translation MAILDTFSVPEEAVRNKDFSVRVRTDDKEWKEIGVYEVKVDMHNVRKASMVHFDMDEFIDVEITCNYMDVEDIIIRPLSNKISYKQHQNVINMKLDQPCKLSVEVNGDRFHNLHVFANPIEKDKPDVMNGNVAVIESGNHLPENITRIATQPNSNGVIPDILYFDAGYHCIKGSEFRIPSHKTIYLDGGSVIEGSFLCDHAEDVTIRGRGIMYMANMEKTTYYRGVQIEFSRNITVDGIVVVDPPHYSILIGQSSDIKINNFKSFSTRGWSDGIDMMSSKDVSIHDVFMRNSDDCIAVYGSRGNFYGDTKNIQVNNSILWADVAHPVNMGTHGDHEGTGDTIENIHFKNIDILEHHEPQENYWGAMAINAGDMNVVKNVTFYNVRVENFELGQLLDLRVVFNKKYNPAPGKRIENIIFKNIEYNGENEKPSRIYGYDADRNVSDVIFSNLRINGIKVLNADEQHFDINEYAHCIKFV, from the coding sequence ATGGCCATATTAGATACTTTTTCTGTCCCAGAAGAAGCTGTCCGTAATAAAGATTTTTCTGTTCGAGTCCGTACAGATGACAAAGAATGGAAGGAGATAGGTGTATATGAAGTAAAGGTAGATATGCACAATGTTCGGAAAGCTTCTATGGTTCATTTTGATATGGATGAATTCATAGACGTAGAAATTACATGTAACTATATGGATGTGGAAGACATTATTATCCGACCATTGTCGAATAAAATCTCATATAAACAACATCAAAATGTCATTAATATGAAGTTGGATCAACCATGTAAATTATCGGTCGAAGTGAATGGGGATCGTTTTCATAACCTCCACGTATTTGCAAACCCGATTGAAAAGGATAAACCTGATGTAATGAATGGAAATGTAGCTGTAATTGAGTCAGGTAATCATCTTCCAGAGAATATTACGCGGATAGCTACACAACCAAACTCTAATGGTGTAATTCCCGATATATTGTATTTTGATGCTGGTTACCATTGTATTAAAGGAAGCGAGTTTCGTATTCCATCACATAAAACGATTTATCTAGACGGTGGATCGGTGATTGAAGGCTCATTTTTATGTGACCATGCAGAAGATGTGACAATACGTGGTAGAGGCATTATGTATATGGCAAACATGGAAAAAACGACTTACTATAGAGGAGTGCAGATCGAGTTTTCCAGGAATATTACAGTTGATGGTATAGTTGTGGTTGATCCACCACATTACAGTATTCTTATTGGTCAATCATCTGACATCAAAATAAATAACTTTAAATCATTTAGTACACGAGGCTGGTCAGATGGGATTGATATGATGTCGAGTAAAGATGTTTCTATCCATGACGTATTCATGCGAAATTCTGATGACTGTATCGCTGTTTATGGTAGTCGAGGGAACTTTTATGGTGACACGAAAAACATACAAGTAAACAATTCAATTTTATGGGCTGATGTTGCACATCCTGTGAATATGGGAACACACGGTGATCATGAAGGAACGGGAGACACGATAGAGAATATTCACTTTAAAAATATCGACATCTTAGAACACCATGAACCTCAAGAGAATTATTGGGGAGCAATGGCAATTAATGCTGGAGATATGAATGTTGTAAAAAATGTAACATTCTATAATGTACGTGTTGAAAATTTTGAACTAGGTCAATTACTAGATCTAAGAGTTGTATTTAATAAAAAATATAATCCTGCTCCAGGTAAGAGGATTGAGAATATAATCTTTAAGAATATTGAATATAACGGTGAAAACGAAAAGCCTTCACGGATTTATGGATATGACGCTGATCGAAATGTTAGTGATGTCATCTTTAGTAATTTAAGGATAAATGGAATCAAAGTTTTGAATGCTGACGAACAACACTTCGATATAAATGAATATGCGCATTGTATCAAATTTGTATAA
- a CDS encoding YkuS family protein, with translation MARIGVEESLTDVQQKLQEDGHEVITLRQEQDANGCDCCIISGQDENVMGMQDTAIQGAVISAQGLSANDISQEVQQRLQQQQ, from the coding sequence ATGGCTCGTATTGGAGTAGAAGAGTCCTTAACAGATGTTCAGCAAAAATTACAAGAAGATGGACATGAAGTCATCACATTAAGACAAGAACAAGATGCCAATGGCTGTGATTGCTGCATCATTTCCGGTCAAGATGAAAATGTGATGGGAATGCAAGACACTGCGATTCAAGGTGCTGTTATTAGCGCACAAGGACTTAGCGCGAATGACATTAGTCAGGAAGTACAACAAAGATTGCAACAACAGCAGTAA